The DNA sequence TCGATGAACGTCCTGCCCCCTACTGCGTGCTTTACCAAAAAGGTTTCTTTCAACCTCATCCCCTCCTCACGGTAAATCAATTAGCATAAAAAATGCTTCTTCCTGGGCAGCGATTGCCAGGCTCGATACGGATTCCATTCGCGCCGTATCCCTTGTCCCTAGTTCGTGTCCATTCACCACTAGCTTCCCTTCGATCACGAACAAAAACACGCGTCGTCCCTCTGGTTGTACAAAAGACAGCTCCTTCCCTTGCTCCAGACGACTCAAGTAGATGGTCATGTCCTGATGAATGGACGCGACACAATCGGTCCCTTTTTTGGAAACGACCGGCAACAAAGCGTTCGCCAACTGCTCTCGGTCGTACCCCTTCGTTTCAAAAGACGGTGTAAGCCCTCTCTCCTCGGGCATGAACCACAGCTGGAGAAAATTTACGCCTTCCGTCT is a window from the Brevibacillus choshinensis genome containing:
- a CDS encoding pirin family protein, which translates into the protein MIQVFPSNSRYSVDVGWLRSHLSFSFGEYFDPNNTSFGVMRVCNDDEVAGGKGFGPHPHSDMEVVTIVLKGQVKHEDNLGNVEVVSAGEVQRMSAGTGIVHAEYNASETEGVNFLQLWFMPEERGLTPSFETKGYDREQLANALLPVVSKKGTDCVASIHQDMTIYLSRLEQGKELSFVQPEGRRVFLFVIEGKLVVNGHELGTRDTARMESVSSLAIAAQEEAFFMLIDLP